A region of the Candidatus Methylomirabilota bacterium genome:
GAGGGGCGGGGCTTCGACATCTATGTGGGCTGCAGCGCCGGCGCGGTGGTCGGCTCCCTCCTGGCCAACGGCATCCGCGCCGCCGAAATCTACCGGATCCTCGACGAGGACCTGTCCGACCCCCTCAACTTCCGGCGGGGCGCCGTCTTCGCGTCCGACTCCTTCCGGCGTGCGGCCGGGCGCTTCGGCCGGATCGTCTGGGCCTTCGGCAAGAATGCGATGGTCGGGCTCCGCGGCTCCATCCCCGACATGCTGGCCCGCGCCGAGCGCGACCTGCCCCCCGGGTTCTTCTCCCTGGAGGCGCTCGAGCGGTTCATGCGGGAAGCGTTCGCGGCGCGCGGTCTGCCCAACTCGTTCCGCGAGCTCTCCCGGACGCTGCTCATTCCCGCCATCGACCTGGACAGCGCGGAGCGGGTCGTCTTCGGCCAGGGAGACCTGCACGACGTTCCGATCAGCCAGGCCGTGGCCGCCTCCTCGGCGATCCCCGGCTTCTTCGATCCGTACACCATCGGGGGCCGTGACTACGTGGACGGCGGCGTCGGGTTCAGCGGCCACGCCGATCTGGCGGCGGCGGCGGGCGCCGAGGTCGTGTTCGTGGTGCACCCGCTGGTGCCGAGCCTGTCCGATGGGGCCGGTCCCGCGCTTCGGGCGCGCGGCCTCTACACGATCATGGAGCAGGCCAGCCGCATCTACGGCCAGAACCTCCTGCAGCTGGGCCTGGCGACGCTCTCCATCAAGTTCCCACGGACGACCTTCTTCCTGCTCGAGCCCCCCCGCACCAAGACGCCGCTCTTCGGCCCCTCGATGGGCTTCGAGGCGGCCCGCGCCGCGCTCCGCTTCGGCTACACCTCGACCAAGGAATGGCTCGACACGAAGGGGCAGCCGCTCCTGCGCCGCCTCCTGCCCGACCCGTACGCCGTCGCCTTCTAGCCCCGATCCGAAATTCTTTTGGCGAGGTATGTGCGGAAACGCGGCGTCGGTAGCGGCCGTGGCCAGCGTGGGTACGTGCGCACCCACGTCCTCCTATAGAGACGCTGGCTGCGGTCGAACCATCTCCTGAACACCGCCCATGTTCGCGGCCATGTGCCGCTTTCACCTGCGAGCTTATTTCGGATCGGGGTATACCCTCAACCCGGCGACCTCGTCGAGATGGACACCGCCAGCCTCAGCACGCCCAAGAACCGCGTCGTCAGCCGATCAGGCGCCCGCCCATGACGCGAATGGTGTCGCCGGTGACGTAGCCGGAGGCGTCGGAGGCCAGGAACACGCAGGCCTCCGCGATCTCCTCGGGCCGGCCGAGCCGGCCGAGCGGGATCTGCTTGAGCTGCGCCGGCGCCTCCGGCGGGGCCTGGCGCCACTCCGGGTACCACTCGGCGTGGCGCCGCTCGGTGTCGATGAAGCCGGGCATCACCATATTGGCGCGGATGCCGAACGGCCCCAGCTCGGCGGCCAGCGCTCGCACCAGGCCGAGCAGGCCGGTCTTGGCGGTGGTGACGGCGGCCGTGTTGGGCCGCCCGGTCAGGCTGGACATGCCGCCGAGGGCGATGATGCTGCCCCGCCGGCGCTCCTTCATGGCCGGCACCACCGCGCGCGCCAGGTAGAAGGCCGAGTGCAGGTTGACGGCGAGCACGTGGTGCCAGTCGTCGAGCGATGTCTCGGTGAGGGCCTTGTGCGGCCGGATGGCCGCGTTGCAGACGAGCACGTCGATGGCCCCCAGCTCGGCGAGCGCCTGCGTGACCATGGCCTCGACGGCGGCAGCGTCGGCGATGTCGGCCAGCAGGGGGACGGCGCGCACGCCGGCTTCCCGGCACTCGGCGGCCACGCCCTCCAGCTCCTCGCCGTTGACACGGGTGTTCAGCGCGAGGTCCGCGCCCTCGGCGGCGAACGCCAGAGCGATGGCCCGGCCGATGTTGCGGCTGGCGCCGGTGATGAGGGCGGTCTTACCCTTGAGCCTCATGCGCGTTGTCCTCACCGAGAAAGGTTCAGTTCTTCTTGAGACGCACCTCTTCCAAGGGCGCCGACCAGGGATAGGGATTGATCAGCATCAGCGCGGGCTCCGCCACCCGCGGCCCGATCCCACTCGGCCAGATGTATTCGTAGATGGGCCCGAGCCTCACGCGGTCGTGAATCAGCTGCTGGATCTGGTGCAGCACCGCTTCGCGCTTTTTCCGGTCGGTTTCCCGCGCCTGCTGCTTGAACAGCGCGTCGACGTCGGGATAGCCGCCGTAGGCCCAGGCACCGTCACTCGGGTAGACTTCCGACATTCGCGAGGCGGCGTTGCCGTACAGGGCGCTCGTGCAGACACACAGCCCCTTGAGCTTCTTCGTGGCCAGCGCCGAGTAGTAGGCGGCGCGCTCCATCGGCCGCATTCGGAGCCTGATCCCGACCGCCTGCAGGTAGCCCACGATCGCCTCGCCCAGCGAGAAGTACGGCGGCAGCTGGTGCAGGTCGCCAGCGTCGAAGCCGTTGGGATAGCCCGCCTCGGCGAGCAACTGCTTCGCCCTCGCAGGATTGTAGGGATAGGGCTCGATGGGGAGCGCGAACTCGAAGCTCCGAGGGATGAAGTTTCCGGCGGGCTTGGAGGCTCCGAGCGTCTCGGCGTCGCTCAGCGCCTGGCGATCGATGGCGTAGTTGGCGGCCAGCCGCACCCGCCTGTCGGCCCACGGGGACTTGGGGTCCCATTGCTCCAGGAAGTCCAGGAAGAAGATCCCGATTCCCCCGGAGAAAGCCAGCTTGAGCGCAGGATCCTTCTTCACCTCCTGGGCCTGCGGGACATCCAACGAATAGGCGATGTCGACCTCTCCCCGCTTCAGCATGGCCATCCGTGTCGTCGCCTCCAGGACGACCTTGAAGACCAGGCGCTTCACCGAGGGCGTCTTGCGCCAGTAGCCCTCGAAGGCCTCCATGACCAGCTCGATGCCGGGCGCGTGACTCACGAACTTGTACGGCCCGAGCCCCACAGGGTGCCTCTTGAAGCTCTCCTCGCCCACCTTCTCGATGTGCTTCTTGGGCGCGATCCAGGCGGCCCCGGTCGCCAGGGTTCCGTAGAAGGCCATGAAGTCGGGAAAGGGCTCATGGAGGTGGAACCGCACCCGGTAGGGACCGACGACCTCGATCTCCCGGACCTTCTCCTTGAGGACCCTCGCCCCCTTGGAGCGCTGGAAGCTGAACTTCACGTCCTCGGCCGTGAAGGGATCGCCGTTGTGGAACTTCAAGCCCTCGCGGAGCTTGAACTCGTAGACGCGCTGATCGGCGCTCAGCGTCCAGGACTCGGCCAGGCTCGGCGTCATGAGATTCCCGGGCATGGGTTTCACCAGGGCGTCGTGGAGAGCGTAGAGCACCCAGAATGGCGTGAGCTGCCCCACGACCTCTCCCGGATCGAACCAGACGGGGGACAGCGTCACGTACAGCGCCCAGCGCATCTCTCCTTCCGGCTTGGGCTCCGAAGCCGCTGGTGCGAAGACCCCGCCCCCGAGCAGGGCGCACCACGACAACACCAACCCCAGAACAAGCTTCCGGCGGCCATTCATGGCTTTCCCCTCCGGCTTCTTCCTACCGCGTCTTCGCCCGCGATGGCAAGCCTCAGGCGCCGGGCGGAGCCAGCGCGGTGAGGTGCCCCATGACTTCGGCGGCGAACAGGTCGATCGACGCACCTCCCGCCGGTCGAGATGATCGAAGATCCCCAGCTCCATCGGTCAGTCGGCCATCGATAGGGCCGCGCGGGAGATTCGGAGGCCGTCGCCGCCGCGCTGCATCCAGTCGGCTTCGCGGAACGCCTCGCTGATCTGCGCGAGTGGGAAGACGTGGGAGACCAGGCGCTCGAACGGAAAGCGCCCGAGGTTGCGGCGCAGGAAGCCGAGCGCCCGGGCCAGCGCCCACGGCGAGTAGTTGGAGGCGGCCACCAGCCGCGCGTTGCCGCGGACGAGGGCCGTCGCGTCGTAGGAGAAGACGTTGCCGGGCGCGATGGACCCGATCTCGAGGTAGCAGCCGCCGCCCCGCAGCATCCGCAACCCCTCGGGCACGACCTCCGGGTAGCCGACGAAGTCCGCCACGACGTCGGCCCCGAAGCCGCCGGTCAGGTCCATGACGGCCTGGATGCGGCGCTCGGGCGTGGGCAGATCGCCGAGACTCAGCGCGTGGTCGGCGCCGAAGGCGCGCGCCAGCTCCAGGCGCGAGGCCACGCGGTCGAGCACGATGACACGGTCGGCCCCCGTGTCGCGGGCGACAGCGACCGCGTTGAGGCCGAGGCCCCCAGCGCCCTGGATCACCAGGGTGTCACCGGGGCGCAGGCCGGCACGCGTGAGCCCGTAGATCACCTGAGCCAGGGCGCAGTTGGCGGGGGTCGCGACGTCGTCGGAGACCTCGTCGGGGATCCGGAACACCCAGCCGCCAGGGCGGAGGTGATAGTAGTCCCCGTAGGCGTTGTTGAAGTAGGGCGCCGTCCCCGCCACGCGAGACGGGCGCCCCTTCCGGGGGCAACTCCCCATCTCGTCCCGCAAGCACACCGGGCAGCGGCCGCAGGGGAAGAAGTAGAGGAAGGTCACCCGGTCGCCCTCAAGGAGCGGCTGGCCGGCCGAGTCCACCGTGACGCCGGCGCCGAGGCGCTCGATGTGGCCGCACATCTCGTGGCCGAAGGTGAGGTCGCGCGGCGGTGAGCCGTACACCTCCTTCATCTCGCCGCGCCAGATGTGGAGGTCGGAGCCACAGACGCCGGCCCGCGTCAGCCGGACCAGGATCGCGCCGGGCGCCGGATCCGGCACCGGGTATTCGCGCAGCTCGAAGTCACCGCCGTAGGCCTTGAGCACCGCCACCCGTCCCGTCATGCGCCCCCCCCTTGCCCGCCTGGAGCCCCTCCGCGCTCAGGAGTTCAACACACTACTCGATTGGCGGTCGCAGCGCACGCCCGCCGGAGGCGATACCGCCGCCGGCGTAGGTGCTTGTTGGGACAGGGAAGCGACTCAGTCCGAGCGTCTTCCGGACGAGAGGAGATCGTTCAGCGAAACGGGCGGAGTAGTCTGCTCCTGAAGGTGCCCGTCACGTCCCGCGTGGGTTCCTTCCACTGCCCCGACGTACAGGCCATCGGCCGCCTACTCGACCCCATACAGCCGAGCACAGATCTTGTCGATCACATCACGGCCGGCTCTGCACGCGACGGCCTCACCCAGTTCGGGGAGCGCGTCGGCCGGGGGCAGCGGCAGGGCTTCCAGTTCGTACGCGGAAACGGCGACACTCCCGCTCAAGCAGCGAAAGGCTTGATCCGCGACGCCGCTGTTAAGAAAGGTGGCGAGGACCTCGGGCCGAACGGCCGGAGTCGACTCGAGAGGTCGCAGCATGTTCAAGTGATTCTCCACGACCGCTCCGCCATGTTGTTTGAGGAGCTGAGCAGGGAGGACAGTGGCTATCAGACGTCGTGACTGTTCTTTGGCTGTGGTGCGCTGGAGAAGGACACAGCTCTGTGTCACAACCAGCCAGTCATCCTCGGGCCGCGGCCTGAAGTATGGCTGGTGGTTGGCCTTTGTCGCCCGCAGGACGAACCGCCCGTCCGAAGTGACAGCCTCGGCCCAGATGAGGGGTAGGCATTGGGGACCTAGCCCTCTGCGGAGTTGATCCTTGTGGCGGTTCCACACGAGAGGTCCGGTGCTGACGGTGTAGCCCCAATCGACGAGCCGATGCGGCATGTTTCGCATGCGTTCGATTAGCGAGGCCTGGGCGACGTTCCTCGGGATCAGCCAGGGTTCGGCGGGCGCGCCCGGGAGAGTGAAGCTGCCCACGGTGACCAGCTGCACCGTGCTCTCGTCGACGGGCGTCAAAAAACTGACGGGCACTTCGCCGGGCACCCCGTCGCGACGGTAGGTCGCGAGGAGCGCCTCCTGCAAGACATCATCGAAGACCCCTTTGCGATGCGCGATGAAATCGATGGCCGCCGGAGGAGCAGCGCAGCCGAGGAGTTGCCGCAATTTCTTGAAATACTCCCCAGCCAAGAAGCTAGTGGGGGTGACGTACGCGACGAGACCGCCCGGCCGAACGCAGCGTAGCGCGAGATCGGTGAATACACCGTATAGATTGGCGTGGCCATATAGGCTGGCCGAGTAGCGGGCTCTCAGCTCTGGCGAAAGGGTCACCCGACCGTATGGAGGGTTCCCGACAACCAGGTCGTAGCAACCGTCACCTGACTGCCCCCTAAGACTGTCGCGCACCTCAACGACGACCGGGAGACGACGCTTAGCGGCCCGACACGTCGGCAACATCGTCGCCTCAAGGAAGGTTTGGGACATCCAAGCCGCAACCGGATCGATCTCGAAGCCATGCACACGAGCGGCGATAGCCTCCAGCAGGTTTTCAGGCTCAAGGTGCGACAACTGCTTGACGATCCGCTGCGCGACCGGGGCGAGAAACGCGCCGCCCCCGCAGGCGGGGTCCAGCACCGTGCAAGTATGCCAATCGACCCCAGCCGCCGTGGCCTGATCGAGCAGCCGCGCGGCCAAAGCAGGTGGTGTGTAGTACACGCCGAAACGTGCGCGAATCTCCGGAGGCAATGCCGCCGCGTACGTTGTCCCGACGAAATACCCGGCCGTGACCGGATCGACACGGGCCGCAGCACGACCGATAGCGTCGGCCAGCCAACTGGCTTCGTTCGTGAGGATCCGGAGATCCGGTTCGGCAGGGGACATCTGGAGTGGCCAAGTCTTGCCGTAGCCGACTTGGATTTGGTCCCAGTACCGCTGCACTCCCCTCGTGGCGAAAGCGACTGCGAAGATCCTACGGCGCCTGCTACCGAACCGTTGCGCTTGCCTGGCGGCCAGCGCCTTGCCGGCTCGAAGAACGTCGAGAGGCGACGTCCCTGGCGACCAGCCCGTGAGCCGCTCCATCACTCGATTAAGCTTGGGATTGGCTGCTGACGCCTTGGGCGGACTCATGTTCGTCGGTCGCGCCCAGCCTATCCTGTTGGTCCTCGATCGACAAACTGCTTTTTGCTGTCTCGAACTATGGACACACCTCCGATTGACCCACGGGATAGCCGCCCTCCGAAGTGCCACGCCACGCGCCCGAGTGGCTCATGCGCCCGGGACACTGGTATAGTCCCGGAAGTCGAGATCACCCGCGGGAGGGAACCATGAAGCTACTCTTCTTCGACGACTTCAAGCTGGGCGTGCTCAAGGGCGACGCGGTGATCGACGTGTCGGAGGCGGTCCGGAGCATTCCGCACACCGGCCCTCACAACCTCATCAGCGGGTTGATCGAGCGTTACGCCGACTACAAGGCGCCCCTGGAGGAGGCGGCCAAGCGCGGAAAGGGCGTGCCGCTCAGCCAGGTCAGGATCCGGCCGCCGCTGCCCAAGCCCTACAACATCGTGGCCATGGCGGTGAACTACATGGAGGACGGCACGCGGTCCGAGCCGGTGCCCCTCAATGCCTTCCACAAGTCCCCCAACAGCGTCATCGGTCCTGACGACACCATGGTGCTCCCCGACGTCCCCGCCACCATCTTCGAGGGCGAAGCGGAGCTGGCGCTGGTCATCGGCAAGCGAGCGTCTCAGGTCCGGGCGGCGGAGGCCATGGAGTACGTGTTCGGGTACCTGAACTTCATCGACGGGTCGGCCCGCGGCCTGCAGCCGGCCGGGGCCAATATCCCCGCCGGAGGCAACACCTTCTACCAGATGAAGTCGCGGGACACCTTCTCCCCTCTGGGCCCCTATCTGGTGACCGCCGACGAGGTGCCCGATCCTCACCGAGTCCAGGTCCGCCTCTGGGTGAACGGCGTGCTCAAGCAGAACTACAACACCAGCGACATGGCCCACAAGATTCCCCGATGCATCGAGTGGGTCAGCTCCATCCACACGCTGGAGCCGGGCGACGTGCTCGCGACCGGCACCAACCACCGTGGCCTCAGCGCCTTCCAGAACGGCGACCTGATCGAGCTGGAGACGGACGGGCTCGGCCGCTTACGCCTGAACGTGCGAGACGACCTGAAGCGCACCTGGGCCCGGGAGACCCGGCTCGATCGGCAGCAGAAAGGTCTGGAAGCGACGACGCCACAGCTCTCCGGGAAGCACACGCCCGCGCCGCGCTAGCCCGGGCCGGGAGCCGGTCTCAGCGCCGCTCCCAGTACGCGCCGTCACGGGGAAAGAGCGTATGGGCGAAGCGGACCTCGTTCTTGCCCTCGACCGTCTCGGCGGCGACGCCGGCGAACCGGGCGTAGTGCGGGGTCTTCCGGTGCGCCTCCAGGGCGGCCGGGTCGCGATAGACCTCGAACAGGTAGATGCGGGTCGGGTCCGACTCGTCCTGGAGCACGTTGAAGCGGAGACAGCCCGGCTCGTCCCGCTCGGAACAGATGGCGTCGTCCTCGATGGCGGCCAGGAAGCGCGCGCGCGCCTCGGACTTGACCCGGATCGTGACGACCAGTGCGTACATGGCTCCTCCTCTCTGGCCGGCGCCTTGACGGCGGTGCCGGCGCCGGAGCAGTATCACCCCCCGGGAGGACGAACGCCATGGCCTACGAAGCGCTGTTCGCCGAGACGGTCCTGATACGCGGGCATCGGGGCGACCAGATCGACGCCTACCTGGCGCGCCCGTTCGGAGCCGGCCCCTCCCCGGGCGTGGTCGTCATCCACCACATGCCCGGCTGGGATGGGCCGACCAAGGAGATCGCGCGGCGGTTCGCCCATCAGGGATACGTGGCGATCTCGCCCAACCTGCACTTCCGGGAAGGGAAGGCCACGCCGGAGGAGAACAGCGCGAGCGTGCGCGCCGCCGGAGGCATGCCCGACGATCGCACCATGGGCGACGTCCAGGGCGCCATCGATCATCTCCGCGCCTTGCCGTACCTCAGCGGCAAGGTCGGGGTCATCGGCTACTGCTCCGGGGGCCGCCAGGCCTACCTGGCCGCCTGCACGCTGCGCGGCATCGACGCCGCCATCGATTGCTACGGAGGCGGCGTCGTGGCCAAGCCCGAGGAGCTGACCCCGCGCCAGCCGGTCGCCCCCATCGAGTTCACCAAGAACCTCCAGTGCCCGCTGCTCGGATTGTTCGGCATCGAGGACGCTCGCCCCTCTCCGGACGACGTGGCCAAGACCGAGCACGCCCTCAAGGACTGCGGGAAGACCTACGAGTTCCACATGTACGAGAACGCCGGGCACGCGTTCTTCGCCGTCGATCGCCCCCAGTATCGCCAGCAGGCCGCCGGCGACGGATGGAAGAAGGTCTTCGCCTGGTTCGACAAGCACCTTCGATGATCGAGCGACGGGCCTTCGGGCGCACCGGTCACCTCAGCACCGTGACGCTCTTCGGCGGTGCCGCGCTGGCGCAGGTCAGCCAGTCGGACGCCGACCGCGTGCTGGACCTGCTCCTCCGGTACGGGGTCAACCACATCGACACCGCCGCGCGATACGGGGACTCCGAGCTGCGCATCGGCGCCTGGATGCCGCGTCACCGGAAGGACTTCTTCCTGGCCACGAAGGCCGCGACGCGAACCGCCCGCGAGGCCCGCGAGGAGATTCGCCGCTCGCTCGACCGGCTGCGCGTCGACCACGTGGACCTGATCCAACTGCACTCCCTCGGCCACCCCGACGACTGGGACCAGGCCCTGGGTCCCGGAGGCGCGCTGGAGGCGGCCGTCGAGGCCCGCCAGCAGGGCCTGGCGCGCTTCATCGGCGTGACCGGTCACGGCTGGGCCATCGCGGCCATGCACAAGCGCAGCCTGGCCCGCTTCGACTTCGACGCGGTGCTGCTGCCGTACAACTTCTTCATGGCCCAGAACGAGCGCTACCGGAGAAACTTCGAGGACGTCCTGGACATCTGCCGGGAGCGCAACGTCGCCGTCCAGATCATCAAGTCCATCGCCCGGGGGCCGTGGGCGACCGCGGACCGGACCCGTACCACGTGGTACCAGCCGCTGGAGGAGCAGGCGGACATCGACCGGGCCGTGCACTGGGCGCTCGGGCTGCCCGGTGTCTTCCTCAACACGGTGGGAGACGTCGCGCTGCTTCCGAAAGTTCTCGAGGCGGCGAGCCGCTTCGAGCGCCGCCCCGCGGACGCCGAGATGGCGACGATGCTCGATGCCAAGAGGCTGAGCTCGCTGTTCGGTCTCGGGACCTGAGCGCCGTTCAGACCTGCCCCACCCACGACGCATCGGCGACCTCGCGCCAGCGCGCGCGGATCCGCTCGACCTCGTCGGGGGGCAACGCCCCGGCCCGGAGCAACGCCGCGTTCTGCTGCCATCGCTCCGGCTTCGTGGTCCCGACGATCGCGGTGTCGACGCCCGGCACGCTCAGCGTGAAGCTCAACGCGGTTCCCACCGCGGTATCGGGCCCGGACTTCAGAAACGCGTAGTCCAGCCTCTGCAGGCGGGACCAGTAGGTCTGGTAGTAGGGCTCGGCCGGCCTCCGCGCATGGCGCCAGGCGACGTTGGCCAGCGGCCGCTTGGCGATCACGCCCATCCGGCGGGCCTCAGCGAGAGGCAGCGTGAGCTCGAGGGCCTCCTGGTCCGCGATGCTGACGGAGGTCTGGAGCGTGTCGAAGCGCCCGCACTCGATCGCGTAGCGGGCCGCCTCGCCGTCGCCGCTGTAGCCGATGTACCGCGCCCAGCCCTGCTCGCGCGCCCGCTCGAGCGCGGCGATGGCGTCGCCCTGTCGAAGCTCGCCGAGCGAGCAGCTGTGGAGCTGGATCAGGTCGAGGTACTCGGTCTGGAGGCGCTGCAGGCTCCGCTCGATACTGGCCAGGAGCGGGGCCGGCCGCCAGTCCGGGTGTCCCCAGCCGCGGGCATGGCCGCACTTGGTGAACAGGTAGAGCTCGCGCCGCCGGGCTGCGATCGCCCGCCCGATGAGCACCTCACCGTCGTCGTAGCACTCGGCCGTGTCGATCACGTTGAGACCGGCATCGAGCGCGCTTCCGAGGAGCCGGGCGACCGTGGGGCCGCTCACCCGCTGGTAGCCGATCTCGGAGCCGCCGAAGCCGAGGACGCTCGCCACGATGTCGGTCCGGCCGAGCCGGCGCCGTTCCATCTCCCCGTGCTGTGCTAGGATGCGCCGCGGTGAGGCCACCATGAAGATCACTCACGTTACCACGCGCGTGCTGAGAACACCGGCCGACAACCCGCTCGTCGTCGGCTTGCCCGCGCCCACCGACAGCCGGGAGTTCGTCACCCTCGAGCTGGGTACCGACCAGGGGCTGGTGGGCGTGGGTCTGACGTTCTTCGGCGCCGCGCTGACGCCGGCGCTCAAGACCGCGGTGGACGCGCTCGGCGGGCTCGTCGTCGGCGACGACCCCTGCCGGGTGGAGGCCATCGCCGCCAAGCTGCGGCGCGCCGCGGGCAGCTCGGGCCCCGGTGGAATCTACACGCTGGCGCTCTCGGCGATCGACATCGCGTGCTGGGACCTCCGGGGCAAGGCCGTCGGCCAGTCCGTGTGCGCGCTCCTCGGCGGCCTGCGCGAGCGCGTGCCGACCTACGCCAGCGGCGCCCTCATGCGCCCGCATCCGGTGACGTATCTGGCCGAGGCGGGACCCCGGCTGGTGAAGATGGGCTTCAGCCAGATGAAGATGCAGTGCGGGAGCGAGCCCACGATGGCGGCGTCGGTCGAGCGCGTGCGCGTCGTGCGCGAGGCCATCGGGCCCGACGTCGACCTCATGTGCGACATCAACCAGCTCTGGAGCGTCAACCACGCCATCGAGATCGGGCGCCGCATCGAGCCCTACCATCTCTATTGGCTGGAGGATCCCGTCGCCCACGACGACTACGCCGGCCTGGCCCGCGTGGCCGACGCGCTCAGCACCCCCATCGCCGCCGGCGAGTACCACTACGGCATCGTGCCCTTCCGCCACTTGCTGGAGGCGCGCGCCATCGACATCGTGATGATCGACCTCCTGCGCGTGGGCGGCATCACCCAGTGGATGAAGGTCGCCGGCATGGCCGAGGCGTTCAATCTGCCCGTGGTGAGCCACCTCGTCCCGGAGATCCACGTCCACCTCGTGGCCGCCATCCCCCACGGACTCACCGTGGAGTACATGCCGTGGACGCTGCGGCTCTTCGAGGAGACGCCGGCCATCGAGGGCGGCCAGCTCATGGTGCCGAAGAAGCCGGGGCTGGGGCTGGCCTTCGATCAGGCGGCGATCAAGCGCTACCAGGTCGGGTGAGCGCTTCGCCGAGGCATGCCCGAAGACGCCGGGCCGCCGATGGACAGGCTGATCCGCGCGACCCGGAAGGCGACCCAGGCGGACGAGTGGGCCCTCGTGCTCGCCGCCGCGGGAATCCCGCACCGCCTGGAGCCCGACGGCGCCGGCTGGACGCTGCTCGTCCCTGCCGCCG
Encoded here:
- a CDS encoding aldo/keto reductase, translating into MERRRLGRTDIVASVLGFGGSEIGYQRVSGPTVARLLGSALDAGLNVIDTAECYDDGEVLIGRAIAARRRELYLFTKCGHARGWGHPDWRPAPLLASIERSLQRLQTEYLDLIQLHSCSLGELRQGDAIAALERAREQGWARYIGYSGDGEAARYAIECGRFDTLQTSVSIADQEALELTLPLAEARRMGVIAKRPLANVAWRHARRPAEPYYQTYWSRLQRLDYAFLKSGPDTAVGTALSFTLSVPGVDTAIVGTTKPERWQQNAALLRAGALPPDEVERIRARWREVADASWVGQV
- a CDS encoding mandelate racemase/muconate lactonizing enzyme family protein — translated: MKITHVTTRVLRTPADNPLVVGLPAPTDSREFVTLELGTDQGLVGVGLTFFGAALTPALKTAVDALGGLVVGDDPCRVEAIAAKLRRAAGSSGPGGIYTLALSAIDIACWDLRGKAVGQSVCALLGGLRERVPTYASGALMRPHPVTYLAEAGPRLVKMGFSQMKMQCGSEPTMAASVERVRVVREAIGPDVDLMCDINQLWSVNHAIEIGRRIEPYHLYWLEDPVAHDDYAGLARVADALSTPIAAGEYHYGIVPFRHLLEARAIDIVMIDLLRVGGITQWMKVAGMAEAFNLPVVSHLVPEIHVHLVAAIPHGLTVEYMPWTLRLFEETPAIEGGQLMVPKKPGLGLAFDQAAIKRYQVG